CTGGGGCAATAAATCCCAGTAATGCAGTGATGCAGCTGAATGAGACCGCAGACATCCAGTTAAAGTGTCCCATCATTTGTCACCGAAAATAGAGGGGGGCTGCATCTTACAATGGGTGGCTTCTTTCCTGAcgttacactatatgttcaaatgtttatggacacttctctcttctaataaatgcacagCTACCTGACGTTGCACCTATTGCGGACACAggcagcttgtctagccctgcagagaagcattgccaatagaactgTACTCTCTGAGCTGGGGTGGCCATCCAACGCTCCTGCCGCTGAATGCAAGtatccttgatttctgaagacacaatgaatgacCAGGTGCCCCAGTCAGTTTGTTCATATAGCTATAGTGTAATTACAGAGGAAAGGAAAAGACAAGCAAAGCCAAGCTAAACTTCTGTTCTAATGAAGGGTGCTGCAATTGGGTCTAAAGTTCATTTAAAGCACTATATTACAAATGCTACAAATAGTCTAAACTATGGTAAAAGGCCTGAGTAAACCTTGGTCTTTACATCGGTGAGGCAAAATGGTCGCGATACTCCCTCTATTGGCAACAACTCGACTGTGCATCCGCAGTAACTCCAGAGGGGCAAATGCGTCTATAATTATATATCTAAATGTCTATAAATCTACAAATTTACGGAAATAATATTATGTAATGAAGTAATTCCTTAACATTAATCGCGACGAGTCCCATTTACTCAACTAAGAAAGACCAAGAGCGGGAATGTATGAACTTTAATGGCTTAAATTAGCTAaccgctagctagctaaatgacCGTTGTGAATTCTGCTACCTTCagctagctatgctaagctaTTAGCATAGCATGAGCGTTTAAAAAATAACGACTTTTGTCTCGCGCGCGAGCAATGACGCGTCTCTGACGCGTCATTGCTCGCGCGCGAGACAAAAGTCGTTATTTTTGAAACGCTCAAACTAGCCTAGCATTCTTCTTTAGCTacgctagctaactagctagctccCTTACAGTCGAGCTAACAGAACATGGCTGCATGGTATAATCACGACTCCTCAGACGAGGACGTTATAGTCGAGGAGACAGAATACGACGAGGGTGAAAAAGATCCAAAATGTCAGATAAGCGAAAATGCTCCTCCAGAGGAAACCTGTCGCCCCTACAGAGAGGGAGGCGACGGTTGTGTGAAGGATTTTAAGAAGAGTCGGGTCCAGATTCCCGATGTAAAACACACAGATAATTCCAGCAAAGAGGCTCAGGTGTTACCACAAATTTACATCTCTACAAAATCACTCACATATGAAGAGAGAGCCGCCCTCTACTGCGATGAGATACTTAGGATGTGCACGGTATGTTAGTTAGCTAATAGCTTAGCATAGCTAAAGGTAGCAGAATTCACAACGgtcatttagctagctagctagcggtTAGCTAATTTAAGCCATTAAAGTTCATACAGTCAATACATAAACATGGCTAAAAAGGTAGATTTTATAactttataattttataaaaggTATAACTTTATATcgttttaatttaataaaagtaGTGAGAATTCCATGTAAAAAACGTATTCtgcatctatatatataatatatatattaaatgccactttaacataaaaataatactaataatacaatatttaatatgttatataatatttatttgataAACGTCTTTTACGACACCAATAACACTGtacaaataaaaacagatcaaataGCACACACAAATGTGACACTGTACACACAATAAAGGTTTTGGGCCACCCATAAGCCAGGCCAATATACAAATGAATAAGGTAGCGCTAGCTATGTTGCTTATTAAGTATGAAATCATACGTTTTAGTCTGTAATTTCACAACTatggaataaaataataactacatgttaaaaaaaaaaactaggccATTTTAATATTAGATCTGCTCATTTTAGACTCCAGACTTCAGTTCtgtgatatttattattattattattattgatttatcTGACTAAATTTAGCCATtggatataaataaatgtagtatCTCATTAGCTTGCAGCAAATGTACTGGTCAGCTTGGTTAGTAATATAAATGACTAAACACCATTGTTAATGTTATTTGCAAGGCTGAGGACGTAGATGAAATGATTGCCATTTACATAAGGGAGAAAATTGCCAATAGGCACTCATGGACAGCCGTCTGGAAAACTGCTCCTGACGTTCTGTTGGAGAACTGTGATACTGAAGATTTGCCCAGTGTTGGCATTCTTGTCCAGGTACTGCTTATAGCTGTTTCACTCATATCAGACAATTTACACATTTTCATAGTGTAAAACAATGGTTACAAATAAACTTCATTACAGTTCTAATCTGTCACGTGTGTCTCACTTACAGGTAAACTATACACCATGTGAAGGACAAGCCCAACCGCTTCATGTCACTGTATCTGTGGCAGAGCCGTTCTCCTCAAACATTGTTAATCTGCCAAGGGAGTTGGTGGAAGACGTCTTGAAGGAATATGATTACTCTGTTTCAATATTTGATGTATATCCGATTCAGGGGTTGGGTGCAGAGGTGGACAATATTGCTGAGGCGCTGGAACATGCGAGGTGAACAGATAAAATTGATAATACATACATGTTCATAtcttaaacacagaaaaaatgCAGTTTTAGTCCTCAGTCCTACATTTACAATTATGAGACTATTCATTTTCTGTATGAGCACACTATGTATAAATGGAAAAGTTTGAATACTTTATGCGTCATGTTCAAATCAAAGTTTGGATGTATGGTGTAAGATGAATCCCTAATAGAAAGTTTTACTATTTCATCAGCCACCAGATACGTAGAGGTGTtagtcaataaaataaattcaCCGCCATTTAAATATTAGCTACATTTCCTTTTACTATTAAGGacgtttttgttgttttaggtTTTTCTATGATTTCCTGTGGAGAGACtgggatgatgaggaggagtgTACAGAATATGCAGGGCTCATTGAGAAACGCTTACAGTTGTAAGTTGCGATATTAAAACCTCTTGACATTGAGTGGATCTAGCATGGACtaatttctcagtttagtaagtACACATAACTTATGCCTGCATGTATTGGCCATGCGAGGGTAAACCCATCATATAGGTGCAGTTTGGGAAGCATACAGTTTCCTTCCAgctaacatgctcatgtggggctcatatGGGTGGCATGTgtgtgggttccaggtggggaGTGGGTTTGTAAATAaaccccatcattacagcccaccttaatctcacatgggttaAATTTAAGTCATATGCACAGTGTACAACCAAGATGGGGCAAATGTATACTCTTCCTGGTCACATCATTGACtgtggtgggcatccatatgtggggccaacatggaacctttGTACAAAACTTCCTGGTTCCAGTTGGGCTAACCCATTTTGCAGTGCCTCTCACCATCTTGTATAGTATAAACTGGCAACTCAATGTATCTGACTTGTAGCTAGGTAAAACACCCACAAGTTGTGTGTGAGTTGAAATAAAAATGATGTATAAAAATGATTCTTTTTGATACAAAAAGTTGTACTATACATAGATATATAAGacaaatagtaaatagtaattCACTGTGCAAGTGTTCATACCTGTGTGTAGGTATTACAACATTCAGGACGGAACCATTCCTGGCCCGATAAGCAAGCGCTATCATAGAACCCTAGAGGAGTACCGTACCAAACGACTGGAGCTGACAAAGTTTCAGAGCAACATCCATGGGGAAGCTGCACCAGGGGAGGCAGTGGAGTGTTGGAAGATGTACTATGCGATGTCAATGCTAAGTGGTATTCTGAAGTTTTGGGAAGATCTGAGACTCAGGTAAACAGGTGGAGTAGTATCATCAGAATTATTGTGGCATAACAGAATTTAACATCTGATTTGTCATTCAGAAGTCATGGCCCATTCTATCCAAGGATCTACAAGCGCCAAAAGGGACAGAGAACAACTGGCAAGAAAGTGACCCACATTGTTGCCCAGATCATGACAGCTGACATGGTGCATACCAATGGCTTTTCAAACATGACATATTTTATATTCTTAGACCCAAATACACAGAATAATGCAGAAATATGTCGGCATAATTGTTTTATAAGATGTCTTGAAGCTTATATAAAGTTTAACCCCTTTCACATCTATCACAGAAGATGGGTCTACACTGATGTGCCTCTTCTCCCTCTTTTTTGTACTCTAGCTTAAGAATTTCTCCTCAGATACTCTTATACAGCAGCATGCCTCTTTGGAGAAAGCACTAGAGTCATGTTTCTCTGGAGACATGGTGGTTATCTTCCCTGGAGAATACCAGGCAGACTGCCTGGCCTCACTAACTGAGGACATCCACATTAAGGGTTTGAACATTTGTATTTAGCAATTCCATCAATCCATGTTTAAAAAGAGTGACATTCAGATATGTACAAAACACCTCACCCTGCCCTACACATTTTAGTGGAGTTCCTGCTGTACACCCCCTGCATCCCTGAGaaggcttgttaatgagctgattagctgaaTCTTGTGTATCAGGAGCAGGGCTatcactaaaatgtgcagtgttTCCTAAACCTGTTCTTGGGGATTCAATCATCCATTACAGTTTCAACTCCCTACTCCAATACACCCGATTCAGCTA
This portion of the Salminus brasiliensis chromosome 9, fSalBra1.hap2, whole genome shotgun sequence genome encodes:
- the LOC140562787 gene encoding testicular spindle-associated protein SHCBP1L-like — protein: MAAWYNHDSSDEDVIVEETEYDEGEKDPKCQISENAPPEETCRPYREGGDGCVKDFKKSRVQIPDVKHTDNSSKEAQVLPQIYISTKSLTYEERAALYCDEILRMCTAEDVDEMIAIYIREKIANRHSWTAVWKTAPDVLLENCDTEDLPSVGILVQVNYTPCEGQAQPLHVTVSVAEPFSSNIVNLPRELVEDVLKEYDYSVSIFDVYPIQGLGAEVDNIAEALEHARFFYDFLWRDWDDEEECTEYAGLIEKRLQLYYNIQDGTIPGPISKRYHRTLEEYRTKRLELTKFQSNIHGEAAPGEAVECWKMYYAMSMLSGILKFWEDLRLRSHGPFYPRIYKRQKGQRTTGKKVTHIVAQIMTADMLKNFSSDTLIQQHASLEKALESCFSGDMVVIFPGEYQADCLASLTEDIHIKGSGERQEVVIYSDPSHDNFVASKGSLVTLQDLTLVQQGTCDGIVVVESGQMTLINCVLKCEGTGVCVLTGASLIMTSCEVTGAQGAGIELYPGSVAKLHKNEIHHCSKQSRGDFKNPLGGINMKVLPQPQLKMSNNYIHDNHGYGVTILVPDNNQGSVKEGQEVTASGDKNETNQLTKAIQELRLEINSSNNKLKSNSLGEVGLLQRA